ACCTAGTGCTAACATCAAAGCTTGTAAGTATTTCGCCATCCTCGCCCTTCAGGGCGAGGCTTTCAGTTGTAAAAATAGCAAGGATCTCTGAACTCTACTCGTTTTGAAGGGAATTCTCCAATTATTGGTTGAGAAGATTATCAGCGATCGAATAATCCATGTGCCCCTAGAGTTGCTTTGTATCGATATCGCTATTATATCTGACTTAGCAATTATGAATGTAATCGATAGGTTTTATTTACTATCTTCTAATTACATGAAAAACATGTAATATATTTATATAAATTATAATACAATGTTATGCGCCCTGATTATTGGGTTTTTAAGTTTTTATCATAATATAGATCTGGTGATATGGTGAGGAAAATAGTTATACTAGGGGGTGGTACAGGGGGTCTTGCTGCGGCTAAACATCTATCTGAAGCTCTGGGGGGTGATGCTGAGATAACGCTTATAGATAAGAGGGATAGAACGGATTTCAGACCTTCATATCTCTATGTTATGATGGGTTATAGAGAGCCTAATCAGGTTTCAGCGCCCCTATCACTGGTTGAGAAGAGGGGCGTTAAATTTGTTAAAGCAGAGGTAAGGGCTATAGATCCTGGTAATAGGGTTGTGGAGACAACTGCTGGGAAGATCTCGTATGACTATCTATTGGTATCGCTTGGGGCGGAGACGAGGCCAGATCTTGTTAGGGGAGGTCCTCTGCCACACCCGTGGGAGCTTGATGGGGCTCTAGAGGTTAGGAAGATTGTGAGGGGCTTTAGAAAGGGGCGTCTAGTGGTTGCTGTGCATAGCACGCCTTATAGATGTCCACCAGCTCCCTGGGAAGTTGCGCTTCTCCTAGATTTCTACTATAGCGGTCTCGGCTTTAGAAGGGATATTGAGATAACAATGGTTCACCCATTTAAGAGGCCATTCGAGAACTTCGGCCCCCTGGCTGCTAAGATGATGGAGGGGCTTATGGCTGAGAGGAGGGTTGGGTGGATCGGTGTTGGCAAGAACCCCGCTGTCGAGGAGGTTGATCCAGGTAATAGGGTTCTTGTAACAACCACAGGGGAGAAGATCCGCTATGATGCCCTCATACTAATCCCACCACATAGACCCCCAGAGGCTGTGGCTAAATCCGATATAGCAGATCCGCAGACTGGGTGGGCTAAGCCGAATCCACCAACTATGAGGACCAAATATGATGATGTCTACGCTGTAGGAGATGTCGCAGCACCTAGCCTCAGACTTGGAATGGCTGGTGTGATACTTCATTCATACCTCAAATACCCCTTGGCATCGATAATCTCAGAGATCAAGGGTGTATATGTGTCGAGCGAGTTCAGAGTCTTCGGATCATGTGTGATGGATGTAGGAGGCTTTGGAATGGCAGCTGCATGTGACTTCACAAAGCTCGTTCTAGGGCAGGCTCAGTATCCCGACTGCCTCTTCCTACCACCAACAAGCTTCTCCAGGGTGTTTAAGGAGATGTTTGAGAAGCAGTACTTCGCATGGCTACTAGGCTATATACCTGGGTGATCATGATGGTTGGAGAGATCACTAGGGAGGAGTTTGAGAACCTCTTGAAAGAGGTTAGAGAGCTTAGAAAAGCCGTTGAGGAGCTAACCACCACCCTCAAACCCCTTCTCTACCTAGTTGAGAAGCTACCAGATCTCATGGTGGATCCCGGTGTCTTTAAGGCGGCGGCGCCCATACTCTCACTACCATATGCATTTGAAAGGGCAAACCTGAATGTACTTGGAGCTGCAATGGTTGGTGGCTTGGAGTGTGTGAGCAAATCCCTAGAATCTATAGCTCTATCTGAGAAGACCCCCCAGCTATCGATCATGAAGATCCTAACTGATAGGGAGACTAAGGAGGCTCTAGGGATCTTACTAGAGATTCTAAGGAGATCTATGCCTTGTATAAAGGCCTCACTAAAGCAGTATGCTGTACCCTAGATTTTAAACCCCTTTTTAACTATTTCTCACTTTTTAAGATAATCATGCTCTAAAGATCTTGCTGATCTCCTCTACCAGCCCCATCCTCCGAGCCCTAAAGATCCTCTGATCCATAGTCTCTAGGCTTCTAGAGATTATAGGTTTGAACTCCATCTTAGCTAGTATATGCTTCTCTATATCCACACCAGGCGCTATTTCCACAAGCTCTAAACCCCTATCTGTTAGTTTAAAGACAGCTCTCTCAGTTATATAGACAACCTCCTTGCCGTATCTAAGCGCTGTTCTACCACTAAAGAATATCTTGTAGACCCTGGATACGAATTTAACTATATTTCCATCTCTTCTTATCTCTAGACCCTTTTCACCCACCCTTATATCTCTTGGCCCCGCTGTGAAGGATCCTGAGAATATGTTTTTAGGAGCTCCCCCAGCTATCACTGGGAAGCCCCCTGGCCCTGGTATCCTATCTGGTAGTGCTGAGGAGTTTACATTGCCCTCAGCATCTACTTGGAGGAATCCGAGGACAGCTGCATCTATAACCCCTCCCTCGAATATCGAGAATGTATCTGGGATCGAGGTTAGTGCGAAGGGGCTGAAGGCTATTCCGAAGTCCTGCCCTGCTAGGGCTAGGCCTCCCCAGGGTCCTGACTCGACCACAGGTATTATATAGCTTGAGAGGCCCTCCTCAATAGCTATCCTGGTTATAAGTGCTGGGATCCCAACACCTATGTTTACCAGTGCAGGTGCTCTTTTAGAGGCTACTATCTTTAGGAGCTCTATTAGGGCTCTCCTAGCTATTATATACTCATATTCCTCCCAGCTCTGCTGCGGTAGATCCTCTAGAACATCTGGTTTAAGGGGTGGGATCACCCTCTGACATGCTCTAGGATCATATTCAAATGATCCGGACTGCCAGTGCCTCTCCTTAGGAGCCCTAACGATATAGTCTATCAGAGGCCCTGGAACCTCAACATCTCTAGGCTTTATAGTTCCTCTCTCTGTTATCCATCTAACCTGAGCTATAACAACACCTGGCTCGGGCCTTGCCTTGGCCGCCTGCGCTATGTTGAGCACAGTACCCCTTATACCCTCATCCTCGAGAGTAAGATTCCCCATAGAATCAGCTGTGGTACCCCTTATAAGGGCTACCCTAGGCTTTGGGGCTCTGTAGAAGAGGTATTCCTCATCACCTATTCTTATCAACTCAACCCTGCAGGTCATAGCCTTCCTCGCAGCACTATTTATAGCCCCTCCATCCTGTCTCGGATCTAGGAATGTGTCGAGACCAATCCTGGTTATAAGACCAGGTCTTCCAGACGCGATCTCTCTAAACCAGTAAGCAGTTATCCCGAGAGGCCATGAATACCCCTCGATCATATCCTCCATAATCATCCTCTGAAGCCATGGTGAGAAGCCTAGATAGGGCATCAGAACCCCCCTTATAAAGCCCCTATCACCCTCTCTATAGAGCTCCTCAGCAACCTTATCCAAAGCCCTCCCAGGAACAGCTGGGAGGGCGTCCGAGATTATAAATAGATCTCTGGGATGGCCCGTCTTCCTATATAGATTGAAAAGCTCTAGAATAAGATGCTCAGGCGTAGTAGCCATGTTAAAACCAGATATCGCTATAACATCCCCATCCCTAATACATGAGAGAGCCTCCCAAGCACTAACCACCTTAGTCTCGAAGACCTCCAAACATCTAATCAAAGAAACACCCTCAGAAATATTTTAAAAACATAGATAAATAGCCCAGATCCCATAACCATTCACCCGAGAGCGGTCCTTTGTTATCGTTTATGGTTATCTATGTCCGCCCTTGGGTTCCTCACGGTTTCCCCGGGCCCCTCACCGCGGTTCAGCCACGGATCTCGGAAACCCAAGGGTAGCAGAAGACTTAAGGCATATAGCCTCGGAGCATATATATGTATCAGCATAGCTAACAGCCCTGAAGGGTATTAACCACGAATTCATCATATAAAAGCTTCCAAAAACCATTAAAGTAAAGATGTTTAAGCCCCTAAACACTCAATAGAGAATCATTAGCTAGCACCAGATTATTTCTTAACAAAAAGTAAAATATTAGTGGGGCCCGTAGCTCAGCCAGGATAGAGCGCTGGCCTGCGGAGCCGGAGGTCCCGGGTTCAAATCCCGGCGGGCCCGCCATAGTTATTTAACTCTCCGAAACCAGGCATCACTTGACTTAGGATCCCATAAAACCTGAATAAGGAGTTATTCGCGTGACTGGGTAAGTCTATATGGTTATCTTGATTTCCCGATGGAGATAGTTTGTCTGTGGAGCAGGAGACGCATAGGGATTCGTTGTTAGTATAGGATTGAGTGGTTTTAGCTTGTTAAATAGGTAGGTGGGAAGGCAATCTGCAGGAACGGAGGCCTTGAGAGGCTTGTAGAGCGGTTTATGGAACCGTTGATAATGAATGTTCTAAGAAGGCGCTGTTTTTAAGCTATGTATGACTCTAGATGGTAATGGGGTATAGGGTGAGTCAGGGAGTAGTGTTTGTCAAGGTACCGCTTCCCAAAGAGGTCGTTGAACTCGCCAAGATTCGAGGTGTGGAGGTTGAGGAGCTGGCAAAAGCCGCTGAGACTCTCCTACTGCTGGAAATCGTATCAATGGAGTCAAACCTGAAAATGGAGGATGCCCTGGAAATAGCCGATGAGGTGACGAGGAAGGTGTGGGCAAGGCTGAAAAGCACTATGCAGCCGTAGTCCTTGACGCCAACGTGATTATAGCAGCGCTCATCCGGGAGCAGGGATTCAACCGCTACATAGTCTCGCTGACCCCGAGCCTCTACCCCTCCTACTACCCGGAAGCCCTAAGAAACGAGATTCAAGATCACGTGAGGGAGATAGCGCGGAGAGCTGGTAAAAGTGAGCACGAGATACGCCTGGCACTCCAGGCCGTGTTGGAACGCGTGGAGCCTCTTCCTGATGAGGAGGTGGCTAGGTATCTCTCAGAGGCGCAGGGATTCGTTAGGGATCAGGATGATAGCGTGTATGTCGCAATTGCACTCCATCTGCGCTATGAGAAGGGGTTTAAGCAAGTCATACTGGTTACCTGGAACAAGCGGGACTACGACTTCTGGTCACTTATGAGGCACTGGGTAAGGGTACTAGATCCTAGGGAATTCTACACTAATTATTTGAGGCCTCTACTCTCGCCCATCCCAGGCCAGTGCCTGTTATGCAATGTTACCAGCTTAGAGAAAGCGATTGAGGCAACACTTCTCTACATAGGTGAGCACCAATACCTGGTTGTTAACGCTGAGCCCCCAAACAGAATTGAAATTGAAACTTCATGTTACATGGTATTGATAGAATGGGATGCCAGAGAGGAGGGGTACTGTATCTCGCCACGGCCTCTAGCTATAAGGGAGTGCATCGAGATGATGCAACAACCAGTAACGGAGAAGAGGTTGCAAGAAATAGAGTTAGCCAGACAGATGTGTAAGCTATAGTTCCTCCTTCCCGATACACAGTATAGGCAACAGCTCTATACACAACCTAAGCACTTATCTTCGTCATAATTTCGCTTGGCCATCCCCTCCAGACCTTTTACACTCTCACACTCATGACTACTAAAATTTAGCTTAGGACAACTGCAATAGCGACATATGCACACACCGCACATCACCCTAAGAGATAGAAATAGGTTACGAAATGCTCCAGACTCTCACCGATTCTTGGGACAGAGGCTTATAGGTGTCGGCCTCCGGAGCCGGAGGTCCCGGGTTCAAATCCCGGCGGGCCCGCCAAAACAGGTGTAAGCGATTCCATTGTTTCATGATCTCGTGAGGCTCCATGAAACAGCTAAGAAATATTGCCTTATGAGCCCCCTTTTAAACGCATTTAAAAGGGGCTGTGCTGACCAGCCTGATACTATAGTATTGTGTTTAGAACATGTTCTAAACATTTGAAAGGACCCCTTTCAAAGCAAACAGATTTGGAAAGAGGCCTTTAAAAAGGGTTCTCAACTTAGCCATATTATCTATTGTTAGGGGGTTACCTAATAGTAAATTTAGAAGTGCTCCCTTTTAAACAGATACGTTTAAAAGGGGCTCTATACCGGTCAGCACATGATACCTTGAAAAGGGGTCTTTCCACTGACACCATAAATTTATGGTGGGTCTGTGGAGATCCTCATAAGGCTGGTTAGAAAATTATAGGTGAGAATGATGCCCGTAGACCATCTTGTGATAATTGATAGGATTTTGCTTAAGCAGAGGACCGTGATAAGGGAGATTGATGATTATTATAGGGTCTACCTTCCGATGGAGTATAACGAGCTGTGGGAGAGGCTCTTCAGAGATAGGAGATCCGTGGGGTCCTGATCTTTCTCCCTGAGAAGACTAACCATGTTGATGAGATTTTAACATTTTATACAGGATAGGCATGTCACTCGTGAAAAAGAGAGGTTCAAGATATACCTGGCTAAGAGGTATATCGATATCTGGAGGAGTCTTATGTACAGGAAGGTGGATCTGTTAGTGGTCTTTAGATAGGATCTATATGTATAGGTTGATCACAGCATCACGGGATCATCTGTGTTTCATGGTCTCGCGAGGCTTAATGAAACATGGGCACAAAATTGGCCAGGCCCTTCGAGTCCATGATCCGGGGTTCAAATCCTGGCAGGCTCACTGCGATCGAACGAACTAGCCAGAAGGTTCGATATAAAGTCCGCGACGACATGCATATAAAGATATATGGTTAAAAGCATTTCACAAGTCAATAGCACGAGCTATATAGCAGAGAAAGTCCTACTCTTTTAGGGGTTAGTCTTCATTGCAGTTCATCGTGTTCTATATCTCCACTCGCCCTCACACTCTATTCTCTCCGTGCTGCCTGCGGGAGCCTATATCTCCTGGGATGTGGAGAGCTTCCTCGGCGGCCTCCTCCCCTCGCATTGCTCATAGGGATCATAGTACTGCCCTCTAGCTAAACACAACTAGCTATAAAGCTTATAAGCATTGGGTTATGAAGGGATCTTTAATAAACACATGACATTAACATATCTAATAGTACTAAGGGCTAAACACAATTAATATCAACAGCCATAAACCTATATGAAAGCAAAACAGTAACCTGAGGTGGGAGTAGCTCAGCTACCCTCTGGAGGTATGGAAGATGGTTGGGATCCAAGCCTCTAAGCTTGATCATAAATAAATAAATGGATTATTGTGATATGAGTAGGAGGTGGGCTATTGTATGGGGAGTGCTAGAGAGGTGAGCGAGCTTAGGGATGTTGCTGTTGCTTCGTGTGTTGATGAGTATATAGATAGTGCTGTATATAGGTGGCTTTCGAAGGCCCCCTATCTTTCGAGGTTATCGAGGGAAGTTCTTATTGAGATGGCTTCTCATGAGGAGAGGCATTATAGGTTCTGGTCCGGCGTGTCTGGGGGTTGTAGGGTTAGGTTTGCATGGGCTAGGGTTTTAGCTGCCCTTTTAATGGCTCTTCTCTTCGGAGCAACTGTAACGATCAAGGTTCTTGAGAGAAAGGAGAATGAGACGATCCAGAGGTATAGGGGTGTGCTAAAGTATTTCGAGGGGGCTGAGCGTGCCGAGCTAGAGGCTATAATAGAGGATGAGGTTAAGCATGAAAATATCTTAATGGAGAAGATAGGGGAGGAGAGGATAAAGTATCTAGGCTTCATAGTGCTCGGCCTCTCAGACGCGATAATAGAGATCTCGGGTATCCACGCGGGAACCCTAGGGGTTTACGAGGATACTGTGAAGGCTGGCATAGCTGGGCTGATCGCTGGGATAGCGGCTTCGATGGCTATGGCAGCCGCAGCATATGCCCAGGCTAAGCAGGGGGGTATGGGTAGGCCTGCAACATCTGCCATGTATACCGGGATAGCGTATTTCCTAACCGCGGTTATCCTAGCGATACCATATTTCATAGTACATCAGATCTTCCTAGCATTCGCTATTTCAATAGCCCTCTCAATAGTCATACTTGCCTATATATCTACATACGGATCTGTCCTCTATAATAGAAACTATCTAAGAGAGATCACAGAGACAACACTGATAATACTAGGGGTATCTGCGGCGCTATACTTCATAGGAGATCTAGTCTCCAGATTCCTCGGGATCAGAGTCTAGATGGCTTTAAA
This DNA window, taken from Sulfolobales archaeon, encodes the following:
- a CDS encoding FAD/NAD(P)-binding oxidoreductase, which gives rise to MVRKIVILGGGTGGLAAAKHLSEALGGDAEITLIDKRDRTDFRPSYLYVMMGYREPNQVSAPLSLVEKRGVKFVKAEVRAIDPGNRVVETTAGKISYDYLLVSLGAETRPDLVRGGPLPHPWELDGALEVRKIVRGFRKGRLVVAVHSTPYRCPPAPWEVALLLDFYYSGLGFRRDIEITMVHPFKRPFENFGPLAAKMMEGLMAERRVGWIGVGKNPAVEEVDPGNRVLVTTTGEKIRYDALILIPPHRPPEAVAKSDIADPQTGWAKPNPPTMRTKYDDVYAVGDVAAPSLRLGMAGVILHSYLKYPLASIISEIKGVYVSSEFRVFGSCVMDVGGFGMAAACDFTKLVLGQAQYPDCLFLPPTSFSRVFKEMFEKQYFAWLLGYIPG
- a CDS encoding CoA-transferase is translated as MIRCLEVFETKVVSAWEALSCIRDGDVIAISGFNMATTPEHLILELFNLYRKTGHPRDLFIISDALPAVPGRALDKVAEELYREGDRGFIRGVLMPYLGFSPWLQRMIMEDMIEGYSWPLGITAYWFREIASGRPGLITRIGLDTFLDPRQDGGAINSAARKAMTCRVELIRIGDEEYLFYRAPKPRVALIRGTTADSMGNLTLEDEGIRGTVLNIAQAAKARPEPGVVIAQVRWITERGTIKPRDVEVPGPLIDYIVRAPKERHWQSGSFEYDPRACQRVIPPLKPDVLEDLPQQSWEEYEYIIARRALIELLKIVASKRAPALVNIGVGIPALITRIAIEEGLSSYIIPVVESGPWGGLALAGQDFGIAFSPFALTSIPDTFSIFEGGVIDAAVLGFLQVDAEGNVNSSALPDRIPGPGGFPVIAGGAPKNIFSGSFTAGPRDIRVGEKGLEIRRDGNIVKFVSRVYKIFFSGRTALRYGKEVVYITERAVFKLTDRGLELVEIAPGVDIEKHILAKMEFKPIISRSLETMDQRIFRARRMGLVEEISKIFRA
- a CDS encoding PIN domain-containing protein; protein product: MGKAEKHYAAVVLDANVIIAALIREQGFNRYIVSLTPSLYPSYYPEALRNEIQDHVREIARRAGKSEHEIRLALQAVLERVEPLPDEEVARYLSEAQGFVRDQDDSVYVAIALHLRYEKGFKQVILVTWNKRDYDFWSLMRHWVRVLDPREFYTNYLRPLLSPIPGQCLLCNVTSLEKAIEATLLYIGEHQYLVVNAEPPNRIEIETSCYMVLIEWDAREEGYCISPRPLAIRECIEMMQQPVTEKRLQEIELARQMCKL
- a CDS encoding VIT1/CCC1 transporter family protein encodes the protein MGSAREVSELRDVAVASCVDEYIDSAVYRWLSKAPYLSRLSREVLIEMASHEERHYRFWSGVSGGCRVRFAWARVLAALLMALLFGATVTIKVLERKENETIQRYRGVLKYFEGAERAELEAIIEDEVKHENILMEKIGEERIKYLGFIVLGLSDAIIEISGIHAGTLGVYEDTVKAGIAGLIAGIAASMAMAAAAYAQAKQGGMGRPATSAMYTGIAYFLTAVILAIPYFIVHQIFLAFAISIALSIVILAYISTYGSVLYNRNYLREITETTLIILGVSAALYFIGDLVSRFLGIRV